The DNA sequence CTTCACGTCCGGACTCAAGTGCGCGTACCGCATCGTCATCTCGATGGAGGCATGCCCCAGCAGCTCCTGCACGGCCTTGAGCGGCACGCCTCGCATGACCAGGTGACTGGCGAAGGAGTGACGCAGCGTGTGCCATCCAATGGGGCGCAGCCCGGCCCGCTTGCTGGCCCGCAGGATGGCGTTCCGGCAGGTGTCGTTCTTGAGGAAGGCCCCCTGGTCGTCGCAGAAGACGAACGGCCCCCGCAGGTGCCGGTGCGCCTTGAGCGCGTCGAGGGCAACCGCGTTGAGTGGCACCTCGCGTGAGCGGCCTCCCTTGGGGCTGCCGAAGTGGCCCCGCCAGACGTTGCGCTTCACCACGAGGCGGCCTGCGACCAGGTCCGCCGCGTCCCATTGGAGGGCGATGAGCTCACCCCTCCGGAGGCCCGTGTGGAGTCCCACCAGCACCATCGTGCGCCACGACGGCTCCGCGGCGGCGATGAGGCGCTCCGCTTCCTCGAAGGTGAGGAAGTCGAACTCCGGCTTCTCCGCCTTCAGCAGCTTCACACGCGGCGCATGCTGCAAGACCTCCTGCTCGACGGCGACCGCGAACAGGGTTCGCAGGACCGTGAGCGCATTGTTGATTGTCTTGGGCGAGAGCCCCTCCTTGCGCTTCCGGGCCTTGAACGACTCGATGTCCGCTTGCCCGACGCGGTCGAGTCGGAGGTTCCCGAAGGCCGGCAGCAGGTGGCTGTCGAGCAGCTGCTGCTTCGCGGCCAGGGTACTCGCCTTGTTGTGGTTGGAGCTGTACGTGAGGAACCGCTCCGTGAAGCCCTTCACCGTGGGCACCTCCGGTGGCGGCGCTCCGCGCGTGTGCGCCCCATTGAGAAGCGCCTGGCGCAGCTCCCGCTCGTACTGCTCGGCTCCCCGGCGGGTGTTCACCGGGGACGCCTTGCGCACGCGTTCCACGCGCCCATCGGGGTGTTGGAACTTCACGTCCACCCACCACGCCTCCTGCACCTTGCCCTCCTTCGACTTCCACTTCCGCAGCCGTACGCTCATTGCTTCTCTCCGAGCGCAGGACCGCCGTTACCCTGGACCCAACCTATCAGGGCGGCTTTGTTGATGCGGATGACCCGACCCAACCGGACGACACCCGGGATGCTGCCCAGGCGGACGGCCTCGTAGAAGGTCTTGCGGTTCACCCGCAGGAAGGCCGCGGCTTCCTCCACGGTGAGCATTTCCGGGAAGGGGGCGGGGGCTTCCGCTCCGTCATTCTGATGAGACACGACGCCACGTTCGCGCCCGGGCACTCAGGCGCGTCCATCGCGAGGTGCCGGTCCGGCTGGGTCGCGGCGATGCACCGCGGGGACCGACAAGAATCTTTCTGGAGGCACCCTGTCTGTAGCGACAGGTGTGTGGCTCCTCCAGTTCAGCCGAACTGCCATGTGCCGAGGTCGGAGCGTTCCTCGTGCGATCAGTTCGCGGGTCCGGCTGGTGGGAGTAGCCCGGTTCCGTGGACACCCGAGATGTGATGGAAGGAGCACGGGATGTCCGCGACTGACGAGAAGCAGAGGAAGCCCCGCAGGCCGCGCCGGGAGTTCACGGCGGAGTTCAAGGCCGGGGCGGTGAGGCTGGTGCTGGAGGAGGGAAAAACCATCCCCCAGGCCGCCCGAGACTTGGACCTGACGGAGTCAGCGCTGCGGCTGTGGGTGGAGCAGACGAAGACGGACCGGGGCGGAGGCAAACCTGGAGCGCTGACGACGGTGGAGCGCGAGGAGCTCTCGCGGCTGCGCAAGGAGAACCGGGAGCTGCGGATGGAGCGGGAGATACTAAAAAACGCGGCGGCCTTCTTCGCGAAGGAGATGAAGTGAAGTTCGCCTTCATCGACACGAAGAAGGCCCTCTACCCCGTCGCTGTCCTCTGCCGTCACCTGGGCGTCTCCCGTAGCGGCTACTACGCCTGGGAGAAGCGGCCCGAGTCCGAGCGCAAGAGGCGCGACCGGGCGCTCCACCTAGAAGTGGCAGCCGTCCACCAGGAGAGCCGGGGCACGTACTGGAGTTGCCCCCGTCAAATCGGACAGCTCAAAGTTGGGAGTTAGCAGTACGGAACTCGCGGGGTGACTTCATCTTCAGCCCGCGGTGCGGGTGGCAGCGGTTGTAGTCGTCGAACTAGGCGGGCAACTGCGCCAGGACGTGGGCGGCCGAGGGCAGCTCGTTGACGTACACGTAGTCGCGCTTGAAGGTCTTCACGAAGGCTTCGGCCATGCCGTTGCTCTGGGGTGAGTAGGCCGGCGTGGTGCACACCCGCAGGCCGAGGCTCGCTCGTGCGGCGTGCGTGCGGTGGAAACCTTCGCGGAGGGCCTTGAGCAGAAGGGTGAAGCCATCCGGGCCGCGCTGACCACTCCTTGGAGCAACGCCCAGTCCGAAGGTCAAATCACCAAGCTCAAGCTCCTCAAGCGCCAGATGTACGGCCGTGCCAGCTTCGAGCTGCTGCGCCGTCGCGTGCTGCTCGCCGCCTGAGCCTACGCGTCACATAAAGTGCGGGAGAGCCACGGAACTGGGGCAGGCTCAACCCGCTCCTTCTGCGGTTCCGCCTTGGCCGCTGCCTCAGGCGCTGCGCCCGCCTCGTCCCCGGCTTTGGCTCTGCCCCCGTTTGGGGGAGCAGAAATGGCCGGAGTTTCGCGCCTGGAGTTTGGGGGGGCCGGCCACCAGGGGGCGTTCACCTCGCGCCAGAGGCAATCCAGGAGTTCTTCGGAATGGGGGAGGGACATCAGCCAGTGAAGGGCAAGGGCATTGCCCGGCTCCTGGCGAAGTGTCGCGAGCAGCAGGTCCAGGTCTCCGGGCTCTGGCGTCACATCATGCTCGAAGGTGCTCTCGAACGGTTCTCCCCACATCGACGCCTCGATCATGACGCGATGAGCGGCTTTCGCGTCCACCTTCTGGAGCATGCCCTCCAGCACCCTCACTGCACGGTCGTATTCGCGGTCGTTGTCAGACGTGGGGTCCTGCCTCCATCGCTGAGCGGCGATGAAGAGCACAT is a window from the Corallococcus soli genome containing:
- a CDS encoding helix-turn-helix domain-containing protein, with the translated sequence MPGRERGVVSHQNDGAEAPAPFPEMLTVEEAAAFLRVNRKTFYEAVRLGSIPGVVRLGRVIRINKAALIGWVQGNGGPALGEKQ
- a CDS encoding site-specific integrase yields the protein MSVRLRKWKSKEGKVQEAWWVDVKFQHPDGRVERVRKASPVNTRRGAEQYERELRQALLNGAHTRGAPPPEVPTVKGFTERFLTYSSNHNKASTLAAKQQLLDSHLLPAFGNLRLDRVGQADIESFKARKRKEGLSPKTINNALTVLRTLFAVAVEQEVLQHAPRVKLLKAEKPEFDFLTFEEAERLIAAAEPSWRTMVLVGLHTGLRRGELIALQWDAADLVAGRLVVKRNVWRGHFGSPKGGRSREVPLNAVALDALKAHRHLRGPFVFCDDQGAFLKNDTCRNAILRASKRAGLRPIGWHTLRHSFASHLVMRGVPLKAVQELLGHASIEMTMRYAHLSPDVKKDAVRALEARPRGTYGAHGMS